CCTTCTGTTGATGGTTGTAGATCTCCCAGGCGATCCTGACGTGCATCGCGTTCCATTTCCCAGTTTTCTGTGTGAAAGATTAAATATAACTTAGAAGATGTACAACAGCGCTCGGCTAGTGTGCGAGCACATTAGATAATCAAAAGATAAAAAGAGAAGCATGCATGAGTAAAGAAGTGCTAAGAAGGAGACCTACCGCAACAGCGGGACGTGGTGGTGGTTTAGAGGCGGAGTCGCTTGCGGCTGACACTACGGGCTGTTAACATTATGCGATGCAGAGTTAATGACTGTAGCaactcaaatataaaataagcataagctataattagaaaaattgtaagtaaagaaatgaataaaattattgtgataTGAGTAACATGTATAGGATTACATTATGCTAGTTTTAAGTTAGTAGAAATTCTATACTATACTACTAACATTTAAAGTCACAGTCTAAATAACGATGTAATTAGGATTGTTCATAGCAAACATTACTATTTACACCAATTACTAATTAGTAAACATCGATTTACAAAATTAAGGGCAGGTTTTAACGACTTACGGATGAGTGCCGGATAGTCTATCCGTTAGAAATTAACAAATGCTCTATCtatgaaaacaactgttaaAATCCTTCGGTTATCGAATCATTACTTATCTGGAGATGGCGAAATCGGTCTTAAATATATGAACCAATCGATAGCGGCACGCATACCTTCGGCGCATAAGCGGTGATCGGCGCGGGAGGCACGTACGGACCCGTCGGATGGAGGAGACTGGAAGAGTACGGGTAGCCGAGGCCGAGACCGGTGCGATATAACGACGACATTTTTCCAACATCCTTGAACTGAAATCATACACGCAAACGATCACATAACGTACGaacgtttatatattttaaagtcacAAGCGTCACAAACGCTCACGACGCAAACAAGGCCGTAGGTATCGGTAGATGAACGAGTATAGCGGAGATAACTTACGAGAGGCGCGTGGGGCGCGTGGGGCGCGTGCGGCGCGTGTGGCGCGTGGGGCGCGTGGGGCGCGTGCGGCGCGTGGGGCGCGTGCGGCACCAGCAGCTGGTGCGGGTGCGGCGCGTGCGGCACGGGCGGCGCGTGCGGCGCGTGCGGCGCGTGCGCGGGGTGCTGGTGCACGTGCGTGTGCTGGTGCTGGTGCTGGTGGTGGTGCATCTCCGTGCGCACGCCCGACAcggcgcccgccgccgccagGAACCGGTTGTCCAGCTCTCGCCGCAGCAGATCCGCGCCGGGGCCTGAAATATAGCGTACCGCGTTtgtaaaagataaattaaaaaaaaataactatccGAATCTCTCCCGGTGTCGTTTGGTTTCGTTTAGGGTCATTCGGCACCGGTGACTCACGTGACGAACGTTAGAAGACTTACTGCTTTGGAACAACGATTCCGCAGAGAACGGGTTGGGGTTAGGCGGCGCGAGAGGAGCCCCGAACAGCGGAGGAGCGGGAGCGAAGCCCGACGTCCTGTCCGCACCCGTCGGCCTGCTAAGAGATAAACGAGGTTTAAAATACAGAGTCGCATCATATTATAGAGTAATTCTATTTACGTGTAACATTGTTATGTTGGTCCCTCACAGTCCGGATGCGTTCATCCGGttaaattttctttcttttcatatttttgtgtcTATCCACCACAAAACACTCTACTATTTGTACTCACGTTACACCCCAGTGCGCAGGCGGTTTGGCACTGGAACTGATGCTAGGGACAGTCGGAACTGGTGCTAGCGAATGAGTAAGATGTGGTTGAGTAGGTGCCGCCGGAGTTGGCGTCGGTGCTGCCAGGGGGGCCGACAGAGCTGCTCCTAGCGGCCCTCCTAAAGGAGCGCCTAGCGGAGTTCCCAGTGGACCGACTAAAGCCGATGAAAGAGGCGCGCTCAGCGAAGACGGCATTGGACCCTGCAGATTATCAGATTTATATAATTACACATGAATGAGAAACATTGATAAATTCAAAGTAGTTAATTGCGGTATATTTTTAAGAACAGGATGTgtaattaataaagattttacCGATAGAGGTGTGGGTAATGGAGTTGCGAGCGGGGCAGCCAGCGGCGCTACGAGGGACGACACCGAAGCCGCCACGGACGCAGGCGTGCTACGCGACAAACTGCTGATGTTGCTGCTGAAATCAATGGTAATATGTGTAagtctaattttattttatttacttttgtgttTTACTTGTAATTTCGGGAATGGTGAGGTCAGTTTCTCGAATAAagctttattgtatttatttgaacaagGGCATTATGAAAATCATTGAAAGGCATTATGAAAATCATTGAAGGCCCTTTGTTATTCAACAGAACAAGTTGTGCGAATTAATAACGATTATAAATTGAAAGGTGGTGCACCTGAAACTCTCTCGCTCCCGACTGGGGCTGTGACCACGTGGCGAGTACGAgagcgccgcgcccgccgcgccagTGGAACCCGGCGTGTGAGGTCGCACACCTTTTGGTGTTTTCGGTGCTACGAGCGGCGAAGCAGATAGACTTGTTCTCTGTAGcaatacacacataacacaTTATATAATGAGCATAGTTAAAGGAAACggtttttgatagatttttttgtaaccagcaaaattaaaatcttaCCGTGTCAGCAGAGTTTCTTGGTGAAGCAGCAGCAGGAGGAAGATAAGGACTATGTTGCAATGAAGGGGCATATGGTGCGTAAAGGGTAGGATACGACGAGCCTGAATACACGGCCGGCGGCGGGTAGCCGTTGGAGGCCAGGGTGGATGTGACCGAAGGGCTTTCAGTTCGTGATGGCAATTCGCTCGATGACATTGGAATTTGCCTCGAGTCTACGATAGGCGGTGCTAGGGGATGACTGCTGCTACCACTGCTATTTGTTGGCACAGGTGTCACGTTAGTAGGGGGACAACTAGACGTAGGTAACTGTTCAACTTGATTGCTTGGTAGATGTGAAGACACAGGTGGCGCTATAGAAGTCGGTTGTAATGGAACATTAAGACCTGGATGTGATTTAAGGCTCGGGGTGAAAGAAGACATCGTGGTACTTGCGGTTGAAGCTAAAGACAAGGGTGGCCCTATATGATTAGGTATAGATGTCGCTAAGGAACTGGGTGTGTTGACGGGGAGATGACTTGACAGGCTCGTAACGGAATGGCTGTTTACGGGATGACTCATGTGAGTAACAGTTGGTTGACTTGCCGTTGAAGATTGGATATGGCTTATGTGATTAGATATACTGAAAGGTGTTAGATGCGAAGGCCGAGTGGCATATGAAGGTTGAACGGAATGTTTCTGTAAACTCGATTGACTCTGGTAAGGTATTGAATGACCGTGAATACTGGAACTTATACTGGAGTTTACATGACTAGACCCGATCGACGGGGTAGGGTAGGGGCGAGAAGTCGGTGCGGCCGGTGATAGCGACCGTCCCGTGAGAGTTTGACTCGGAAGACAGCTGGGTATTGAAGAAGGCGTCGAATGTGGCGGCACGCTTTGCGGCACGCCATTGACGCGGTTCGAGAACGAGGTAGGAACGGAGGGGTGCGTCGGAGCTGCGACCGACGGATTTCGAACGTCATGACCGGGCATCACGGGATGCGACTGCGTGTGCGGGACGCGGCTCGGTAGACTAGGATGTGGCGCTTGCGCCGCGCTCTGCGCCAGGTGCGGCGGCCGAGGCGTGTGGTGCGCGGGGTGATGCGTGTGGAGATCCAGGGGCGCCGGCGGCTGCTCCGGCTGATCGGTTCGCGTTTCATGGTTCGTGTGCCGGTAATCAGGCAACGCCGCAGCAGCGTGCGATTGGGACTGAGACTGGTAGGCGGTATGCGAAGGAAATAGCGGAGACGGTGCGGGAGGAGCGGGCGGCGCCGGAGTCGGACTGTCCGCCGAGGCTCTCGCTCCCGGCTGCAATTTGCTATTGCTGGCTGGTCTTTCGGGAGTGTCGGGCCCCGCGGCGCCGACCGGCCGCGCCGGGATTTGCGTCGCAGCGTGGCCGTCGAGCGTAGGAATGTGTGCACCGTTAGGCCGGTGCGGCGTGTCGGCGCGGAAGGGCGGCGGGGGTAGGGCGGGCGGCGGcagcgcggcgggcgcgggcgacGGCGCGGGCTgcggcagcggcgcgggcgcggggctCGCGCTGCCGCCGACCGGCGCGCGGGACAAGGCCAGCGCGCCACCGCTGCCGCCCCGCGCTACCAGCTCATTCTTAGCGCCCCCGCCTGTAGCCGCCGCTGCACCCGTCACCCGGAACAGAGAGCCTGCGTCTGATGCCTGAAACGTTTGAGAATAAATTCATTAGAAACGAGTTGATTGATTTTACTTAAGATATCAAGTTCTTTCTTGCCGTATTGACAGTTCGTCAATTTATTGTACATATTTGGTAAAATACTTACATCGTCCATTGATGCATCGTGGTATCTCGGAGAAGCATTTCTGCTATTTTCGGGACTCGcctgtaacaataaaaagtaaacttataaaatatttgtgtaaaaggTTTCAGTGTCGCGCAATATTATTTGGATGTGTATTTAAGCGGCTGtaacaattttactttaatcCATCAAGATAAATCCTTTTACGAAACCAATTTTCCAACTGATTTATTAATTCATCGGTGTAACAGTGATAACTTTCACAGTCACGCCACATGTGAAAAAGAGCGTGAAGATAAATAGTAGTTGTCAATGGTGTTACATACAACGAAACTTGAATCTTTGCAAGTACGTTGACTGTAAGTAATAGCAGTATATTAGCGAGTGGACTTGCTTATTACATGACGTGTAGAGTTGGCTTCACCACGCGTATATTTACATCTATCATTAAACATAAAATGGTAACTTAGTCAGCGAACCGTTAAGTGTTAATACTAAGCCCGTTGCTGTTAATTCGTAGTAAAAATACCTTGTCCATTCGATgagtaaaacattattatttctaaataattcgctttttttaaaataaatagactttTGTTAAACCTAatacaataaaagaaaagtaagtAGTAAAGAAAACCTAGtattattttacgtatgtaCCTCTAATATATGTCAGTATTGTGGTGTAACCAGCTAACTAAGATAGTTTCTGAACGTAGTTCGT
This genomic stretch from Anticarsia gemmatalis isolate Benzon Research Colony breed Stoneville strain chromosome 13, ilAntGemm2 primary, whole genome shotgun sequence harbors:
- the tay gene encoding tay bridge kinase isoform X9, which translates into the protein MDDASDAGSLFRVTGAAAATGGGAKNELVARGGSGGALALSRAPVGGSASPAPAPLPQPAPSPAPAALPPPALPPPPFRADTPHRPNGAHIPTLDGHAATQIPARPVGAAGPDTPERPASNSKLQPGARASADSPTPAPPAPPAPSPLFPSHTAYQSQSQSHAAAALPDYRHTNHETRTDQPEQPPAPLDLHTHHPAHHTPRPPHLAQSAAQAPHPSLPSRVPHTQSHPVMPGHDVRNPSVAAPTHPSVPTSFSNRVNGVPQSVPPHSTPSSIPSCLPSQTLTGRSLSPAAPTSRPYPTPSIGSSHVNSSISSSIHGHSIPYQSQSSLQKHSVQPSYATRPSHLTPFSISNHISHIQSSTASQPTVTHMSHPVNSHSVTSLSSHLPVNTPSSLATSIPNHIGPPLSLASTASTTMSSFTPSLKSHPGLNVPLQPTSIAPPVSSHLPSNQVEQLPTSSCPPTNVTPVPTNSSGSSSHPLAPPIVDSRQIPMSSSELPSRTESPSVTSTLASNGYPPPAVYSGSSYPTLYAPYAPSLQHSPYLPPAAASPRNSADTRTSLSASPLVAPKTPKGVRPHTPGSTGAAGAALSYSPRGHSPSRERESFSSNISSLSRSTPASVAASVSSLVAPLAAPLATPLPTPLSGPMPSSLSAPLSSALVGPLGTPLGAPLGGPLGAALSAPLAAPTPTPAAPTQPHLTHSLAPVPTVPSISSSAKPPAHWGVTRPTGADRTSGFAPAPPLFGAPLAPPNPNPFSAESLFQSSPGADLLRRELDNRFLAAAGAVSGVRTEMHHHQHQHQHTHVHQHPAHAPHAPHAPPVPHAPHPHQLLVPHAPHAPHAPHAPHAPHAPHAPHAPHAPLFKDVGKMSSLYRTGLGLGYPYSSSLLHPTGPYVPPAPITAYAPKPVVSAASDSASKPPPRPAVAKTGKWNAMHVRIAWEIYNHQQKEKTGGGSVTAASADKDKLRAFPAPAPPPPAYRSPYELPPSPYLPHHPHLGTLRRPSAGPDPALAASHRAVRVSGVSPFGRYGPGAYPGAAGPFGLSAYGRELALSSSLHGVHHAPPLGAVGALHDAWRAVRPPAPPAPDARRDHDERERARRERDERERREREERERRKAREQRDQRERELERVRTRSPLRNGAPDAPKDERKEPPRHPPPSLPAYPPPPPWDPYRAFDPLQHMRFAPLVEAAIRAEEDRAKMLSAYAHHQQLKSSPMLHRGLGGHAPLAPLGAHGSLAPLAPLAPPLAPLAPLDLLKKEEPR
- the tay gene encoding tay bridge kinase isoform X6, yielding MENEVKQRNQRNRRRERAQRMQAQRESKVKDGDSGEDESPTREKPPRPPARRKKSREPLGEEDIIDGFAIMAFRTYEDLEAAVKCASSPRTNALSTKPRLPLAALAADSGRNHPPNNVNSHGITLLQDAGTSDDSGRASERLTGSSVAPRDPDSSRDRLSDASSRCSSGKGYICDSEGDDDKASPENSRNASPRYHDASMDDASDAGSLFRVTGAAAATGGGAKNELVARGGSGGALALSRAPVGGSASPAPAPLPQPAPSPAPAALPPPALPPPPFRADTPHRPNGAHIPTLDGHAATQIPARPVGAAGPDTPERPASNSKLQPGARASADSPTPAPPAPPAPSPLFPSHTAYQSQSQSHAAAALPDYRHTNHETRTDQPEQPPAPLDLHTHHPAHHTPRPPHLAQSAAQAPHPSLPSRVPHTQSHPVMPGHDVRNPSVAAPTHPSVPTSFSNRVNGVPQSVPPHSTPSSIPSCLPSQTLTGRSLSPAAPTSRPYPTPSIGSSHVNSSISSSIHGHSIPYQSQSSLQKHSVQPSYATRPSHLTPFSISNHISHIQSSTASQPTVTHMSHPVNSHSVTSLSSHLPVNTPSSLATSIPNHIGPPLSLASTASTTMSSFTPSLKSHPGLNVPLQPTSIAPPVSSHLPSNQVEQLPTSSCPPTNVTPVPTNSSGSSSHPLAPPIVDSRQIPMSSSELPSRTESPSVTSTLASNGYPPPAVYSGSSYPTLYAPYAPSLQHSPYLPPAAASPRNSADTRTSLSASPLVAPKTPKGVRPHTPGSTGAAGAALSYSPRGHSPSRERESFSSNISSLSRSTPASVAASVSSLVAPLAAPLATPLPTPLSGPMPSSLSAPLSSALVGPLGTPLGAPLGGPLGAALSAPLAAPTPTPAAPTQPHLTHSLAPVPTVPSISSSAKPPAHWGVTRPTGADRTSGFAPAPPLFGAPLAPPNPNPFSAESLFQSSPGADLLRRELDNRFLAAAGAVSGVRTEMHHHQHQHQHTHVHQHPAHAPHAPHAPPVPHAPHPHQLLVPHAPHAPHAPHAPHAPHAPHAPHAPHAPLFKDVGKMSSLYRTGLGLGYPYSSSLLHPTGPYVPPAPITAYAPKPVVSAASDSASKPPPRPAVAKTGKWNAMHVRIAWEIYNHQQKEKTGGGSVTAASADKDKLRAFPAPAPPPPAYRSPYELPPSPYLPHHPHLGVSPFGRYGPGAYPGAAGPFGLSAYGRELALSSSLHGVHHAPPLGAVGALHDAWRAVRPPAPPAPDARRDHDERERARRERDERERREREERERRKAREQRDQRERELERVRTRSPLRNGAPDAPKDERKEPPRHPPPSLPAYPPPPPWDPYRAFDPLQHMRFAPLVEAAIRAEEDRAKMLSAYAHHQQLKSSPMLHRGLGGHAPLAPLGAHGSLAPLAPLAPPLAPLAPLDLLKKEEPR
- the tay gene encoding tay bridge kinase isoform X1; protein product: MENEVKQRNQRNRRRERAQRMQAQRESKVKDGDSGEDESPTREKPPRPPARRKKSREPLGEEDIIDGFAIMAFRTYEDLEAAVKCASSPRTNALSTKPRLPLAALAADSGRNHPPNNVNSHGITLLQDAGTSDDSGRASERLTGSSVAPRDPDSSRDRLSDASSRCSSGKGYICDSEGDDDKASPENSRNASPRYHDASMDDASDAGSLFRVTGAAAATGGGAKNELVARGGSGGALALSRAPVGGSASPAPAPLPQPAPSPAPAALPPPALPPPPFRADTPHRPNGAHIPTLDGHAATQIPARPVGAAGPDTPERPASNSKLQPGARASADSPTPAPPAPPAPSPLFPSHTAYQSQSQSHAAAALPDYRHTNHETRTDQPEQPPAPLDLHTHHPAHHTPRPPHLAQSAAQAPHPSLPSRVPHTQSHPVMPGHDVRNPSVAAPTHPSVPTSFSNRVNGVPQSVPPHSTPSSIPSCLPSQTLTGRSLSPAAPTSRPYPTPSIGSSHVNSSISSSIHGHSIPYQSQSSLQKHSVQPSYATRPSHLTPFSISNHISHIQSSTASQPTVTHMSHPVNSHSVTSLSSHLPVNTPSSLATSIPNHIGPPLSLASTASTTMSSFTPSLKSHPGLNVPLQPTSIAPPVSSHLPSNQVEQLPTSSCPPTNVTPVPTNSSGSSSHPLAPPIVDSRQIPMSSSELPSRTESPSVTSTLASNGYPPPAVYSGSSYPTLYAPYAPSLQHSPYLPPAAASPRNSADTRTSLSASPLVAPKTPKGVRPHTPGSTGAAGAALSYSPRGHSPSRERESFSSNISSLSRSTPASVAASVSSLVAPLAAPLATPLPTPLSGPMPSSLSAPLSSALVGPLGTPLGAPLGGPLGAALSAPLAAPTPTPAAPTQPHLTHSLAPVPTVPSISSSAKPPAHWGVTRPTGADRTSGFAPAPPLFGAPLAPPNPNPFSAESLFQSSPGADLLRRELDNRFLAAAGAVSGVRTEMHHHQHQHQHTHVHQHPAHAPHAPHAPPVPHAPHPHQLLVPHAPHAPHAPHAPHAPHAPHAPHAPHAPLFKDVGKMSSLYRTGLGLGYPYSSSLLHPTGPYVPPAPITAYAPKPVVSAASDSASKPPPRPAVAKTGKWNAMHVRIAWEIYNHQQKEKTGGGSVTAASADKDKLRAFPAPAPPPPAYRSPYELPPSPYLPHHPHLGTLRRPSAGPDPALAASHRAVRVSGVSPFGRYGPGAYPGAAGPFGLSAYGRELALSSSLHGVHHAPPLGAVGALHDAWRAVRPPAPPAPDARRDHDERERARRERDERERREREERERRKAREQRDQRERELERVRTRSPLRNGAPDAPKDERKEPPRHPPPSLPAYPPPPPWDPYRAFDPLQHMRFAPLVEAAIRAEEDRAKMLSAYAHHQQLKSSPMLHRGLGGHAPLAPLGAHGSLAPLAPLAPPLAPLAPLDLLKKEEPR